In Macrobrachium rosenbergii isolate ZJJX-2024 chromosome 6, ASM4041242v1, whole genome shotgun sequence, a genomic segment contains:
- the Prosalpha3 gene encoding proteasome subunit alpha type-4: MARRYDSKTTIFSPEGRLYQVEYAMEAIGHAGTCLGILANDGIVLAAERRNTNKLLDDVFLSDKIYKIDDDMACCVAGITSDANVLTNELRAIAQRHTLQFGEPIPCEQLVMRLCDIKQAYTQYGGKRPFGVSILYMGWDLRHGYQLYQSDPSGNYSGWKATCIGNSSAAAVSILKQEYKEGDTDLHSALLLALKVLSKTLDMNKLNAEKLELATLIRKDNKTEVLVLGVEEVTKLIEEHDKMEAEAEAAKQEKASGSGKSSDK, encoded by the exons ATG GCTCGTCGTTATGATTCAAAAACAACAATCTTCTCCCCTGAAGGGAGATTGTACCAAGTTGAGTATGCTATGGAAGCCATTGGCCATGCTGGTACCTGCTTAGGGATTCTGGCTAATGATGGCATTGTTTTAGCTGCTGAGAGAAGAAACACCAACAAACTTCTTGATGATGTTTTCCTTTCTGACAAGATTTATAAAATTGATGA tgatatgGCATGTTGTGTTGCTGGCATCACTTCAGATGCCAACGTGCTTACCAATGAATTACGTGCCATTGCTCAGCGTCATACATTACAGTTTGGCGAGCCAATACCATGTGAGCAACTGGTCATGAGATTATGTGATATCAAACAAGCCTACACACAATATGGAG gtAAGAGACCATTTGGTGTATCCATTCTGTACATGGGATGGGATCTTCGCCATGGATATCAGCTTTATCAGAGTGATCCTTCAGGAAATTATTCTGGATGGAAGGCCACGTGTATTGGAAACAGTAGTGCT gCAGCTGTGTCCATCTTGAAGCAAGAGTATAAGGAAGGTGACACTGACTTACACAGTGCTTTATTGCTTGCACTCAAGGTCTTGAGCAAAACGCTTGATATGAACAAGTTGAATGCTGAGAAGTTAGAATTAGCCACACTCATCAGGAAGGACAACAAAACTGAAGTGCTTGTTCTAGGTGTTGAAGAGGTTACAAAGTTAATAGAAGAGCATGACAAAATGGAAGCAGAGGCTGAAGCAGCTAAACAAGAAAAAGCATCTGGTTCAGGGAAGTCGTCAGACAAGtag